The following coding sequences are from one Aggregicoccus sp. 17bor-14 window:
- a CDS encoding VOC family protein: MRLHTGRLIDHVHLRVADLEKSRAFYRAALAALGRAFTTESPRHFNSDELWVDAAGDAAPSRVHLAFQAEGPEAVQRFHAAALAAGGRDHGAPGERSYHPGYYAAFVLDPDGNNVEAVFHGPADRSAASVEITPRAG, translated from the coding sequence ATGCGCCTTCACACCGGACGCCTCATCGACCACGTGCACCTGCGCGTCGCGGACCTCGAGAAGAGCCGCGCCTTCTACCGCGCAGCGCTGGCGGCGCTCGGCCGCGCCTTCACCACCGAGAGCCCGCGGCACTTCAACTCGGACGAGCTGTGGGTGGACGCCGCGGGCGACGCCGCCCCTTCGCGCGTGCACCTCGCCTTCCAGGCGGAAGGGCCCGAGGCCGTGCAGCGCTTCCACGCCGCGGCGCTGGCTGCGGGCGGGCGCGACCACGGCGCGCCCGGAGAGCGCAGCTACCACCCCGGCTACTACGCGGCCTTCGTGCTGGACCCGGACGGCAACAACGTGGAGGCGGTGTTCCACGGACCCGCCGACCGCAGCGCCGCGTCCGTGGAGATCACCCCGCGCGCCGGCTAG
- a CDS encoding S8 family serine peptidase: MKQIGWVLLALLGAQAGAASAATQRYVVVFNQSNNLPSNAERAVQAAGGSIQGRLDAVGAVAVESSNPNFIADIEANPVVKAASLDELLLTIPERGLSALDRDAAATENNGGTITSPGADPQPMPDSLGSQQWDKMRMNSTLTGSYAVQRGRRDVRVAVLDTGAEVLPVPHPDIAPNLNFAESRSFVLPSGAYNGLAEGDPNPASWDDKVGHGSWCLSAVGAPINAIGVSGVAPNVTLVALKVLGDTGSGSFFALAAALVYAGNHHYDVASMSLSGFLQHAKHGQALVTIVQRASDYARSNGVLPIAALGNDGFNLSDGNFVQSFLNVPAELPGVVGVAATGYYNQKAFYSNYGVDATDVSAPGGSTRNYTGVPGSGAPPPPYLGIGRVLGAWSAENTDALPSNPDNYFQHCVDPDGSGVVCAYYAWVQGTSMATPNAAGVAALIISQYGDFAGNNPNKPHMSPQQVESFLQTSANNQPCPDPRTVIQGPGLLIPTATCSGASGGGNGAGYTDFFGKGIVDALKAVTLKPGQAAL; the protein is encoded by the coding sequence ATGAAGCAGATCGGGTGGGTGTTGCTTGCGCTCCTGGGAGCACAAGCGGGGGCGGCCTCGGCCGCGACGCAGCGCTACGTGGTGGTCTTCAATCAATCCAACAACCTGCCGTCCAACGCCGAGCGCGCCGTCCAGGCCGCGGGCGGCAGCATCCAGGGACGGCTCGACGCGGTGGGCGCGGTGGCGGTGGAGTCGAGCAATCCGAACTTCATCGCCGACATCGAGGCGAACCCGGTCGTCAAGGCCGCGAGCCTCGACGAGCTGCTGCTGACGATTCCGGAGAGGGGGCTCTCTGCGCTCGACCGGGACGCGGCCGCCACGGAGAACAACGGCGGCACCATCACCTCGCCCGGCGCGGATCCACAGCCCATGCCCGACTCGCTGGGCAGCCAGCAGTGGGACAAGATGCGGATGAACTCCACCCTCACCGGCTCCTACGCCGTGCAGCGCGGGCGCCGGGACGTGCGGGTCGCCGTGCTCGACACCGGCGCCGAGGTGCTCCCGGTGCCGCACCCGGACATCGCGCCCAACCTGAACTTCGCCGAGAGCCGCTCCTTCGTGCTCCCCTCGGGCGCCTACAACGGCCTCGCCGAGGGCGACCCGAACCCGGCGAGCTGGGACGACAAGGTGGGCCACGGCAGCTGGTGCCTCAGCGCGGTGGGCGCGCCGATCAACGCCATCGGCGTCTCGGGCGTCGCTCCGAACGTCACCCTGGTGGCGCTGAAGGTGCTCGGTGACACCGGCTCCGGCAGCTTCTTCGCGCTCGCCGCGGCGCTCGTCTACGCGGGCAACCACCACTACGACGTGGCCTCCATGAGCCTCAGCGGCTTCCTGCAGCACGCGAAGCACGGCCAGGCGCTGGTCACCATCGTGCAGCGCGCCTCGGACTACGCGCGCTCCAACGGCGTGCTGCCCATTGCCGCCCTGGGCAACGACGGCTTCAACCTGAGCGACGGCAACTTCGTGCAGAGCTTCCTCAACGTGCCGGCGGAGCTGCCGGGCGTCGTCGGAGTGGCCGCCACCGGCTACTACAACCAGAAGGCCTTCTATTCGAACTACGGCGTGGACGCGACGGACGTGTCCGCGCCCGGCGGCTCCACGCGCAACTACACCGGCGTCCCGGGCAGCGGCGCGCCGCCGCCGCCCTACCTTGGCATCGGGCGCGTGCTCGGCGCCTGGTCGGCGGAGAACACGGATGCGCTGCCCTCCAACCCGGACAACTACTTCCAGCACTGCGTGGACCCGGACGGCAGCGGCGTGGTGTGCGCGTACTACGCCTGGGTGCAGGGCACGTCCATGGCGACGCCGAACGCGGCGGGCGTGGCGGCGCTGATCATCTCCCAGTACGGCGACTTCGCGGGCAACAACCCCAACAAGCCGCACATGTCGCCGCAGCAGGTGGAGTCCTTCCTGCAGACCTCCGCCAACAACCAGCCCTGCCCGGACCCGCGCACCGTCATCCAGGGGCCGGGCCTGCTCATCCCGACCGCGACCTGCTCGGGCGCGAGCGGTGGGGGCAACGGCGCCGGGTACACGGACTTCTTCGGCAAGGGGATCGTGGACGCGCTCAAGGCGGTGACCCTGAAGCCGGGCCAGGCCGCGCTGTAG
- a CDS encoding aldo/keto reductase: MEYRRVGSSGLKVSALSLGGWTTFGGSVQDDQVVRRIIHTAFEGGVNFFDQADVYANGKSEQMMGAVLKELPRHRLVVSSKLFWPMSDDVNDRGLHRKHVRHSIEGSLKRLGTDYLDLYFCHRYDPETPLEETLSALSQLVDQGKILYWGTSEWSAEQITEAVELARASGLHAPVVEQPQYSMLWRERVEQEILPVTEPLGMGLVVWSPLGMGALTGKYDAGRPADARLSREDTFAKRLLSEENLQKVRRLKPIADGLGVSRGTLALAWALRQKGVSSTIVGATRPEQMKENLQAADFRLTPDAVAQVDRVLAGAGS, encoded by the coding sequence ATGGAGTACAGGCGAGTCGGCAGCAGCGGTCTCAAGGTCTCGGCCCTCAGCCTCGGCGGCTGGACCACCTTCGGCGGCAGCGTCCAGGACGACCAGGTCGTGCGGCGCATCATTCACACCGCCTTCGAGGGCGGGGTGAACTTCTTCGACCAGGCGGACGTGTACGCCAACGGCAAGAGCGAGCAGATGATGGGCGCGGTGCTCAAGGAGCTCCCGCGCCACCGGCTCGTCGTCTCCAGCAAGCTGTTCTGGCCGATGAGCGACGACGTGAACGACCGCGGCCTGCACCGCAAGCACGTGCGCCACAGCATCGAGGGGAGCCTCAAGCGCCTCGGCACCGACTACCTCGACCTCTACTTCTGCCACCGCTACGACCCGGAGACCCCGCTCGAGGAGACCTTGAGCGCGCTGAGCCAGCTCGTGGACCAGGGGAAGATCCTCTACTGGGGCACCAGCGAGTGGAGCGCCGAGCAGATCACCGAGGCCGTGGAGCTCGCGCGCGCGAGCGGCCTGCACGCCCCCGTCGTGGAGCAGCCGCAGTACTCCATGCTCTGGCGCGAGCGCGTGGAGCAGGAGATCCTTCCGGTCACCGAGCCCCTGGGCATGGGCCTCGTCGTCTGGAGCCCGTTGGGCATGGGCGCGCTCACCGGCAAGTACGACGCGGGGCGCCCCGCCGACGCCCGGCTCTCGCGCGAGGACACCTTCGCCAAGCGCCTGCTCTCCGAGGAGAACCTGCAGAAGGTGCGCCGCCTCAAGCCCATCGCGGACGGGCTCGGCGTGAGCCGCGGCACGCTCGCGCTCGCGTGGGCGCTGCGCCAGAAGGGCGTGAGCAGCACCATCGTGGGGGCGACACGGCCGGAGCAGATGAAGGAGAACCTCCAGGCCGCGGACTTCCGCCTCACCCCGGACGCCGTCGCGCAGGTGGACCGCGTGCTGGCGGGCGCGGGGAGCTAG
- a CDS encoding type 1 glutamine amidotransferase domain-containing protein: MAKTLRGLRVAVLAADGFEQVELTVPLKALRNAGAHVEVVSVHAGSLRGMNGLEPGKEVRVDRRVSAVGVQDYDALFIPGGFVSPDLLRQSDAVRELVRAFDEAGLPIGTLCHGPWVLASAGLTRGRHLTSWPGIRDDLTNAGARWEDLSVVRDGNWVSSRGPQDLTHFVPALLSLYAESEAAARARARVRARWARRAAGLAALGLAGLALRQRRAGALAWG, from the coding sequence ATGGCGAAGACACTGAGGGGCCTGCGGGTGGCGGTGCTCGCCGCCGACGGCTTCGAGCAGGTGGAGCTCACCGTGCCGCTGAAGGCCCTGCGCAACGCGGGCGCGCACGTGGAGGTGGTGAGCGTGCACGCGGGCTCGCTGCGCGGGATGAACGGGCTCGAGCCCGGCAAGGAGGTGAGGGTGGACCGGCGCGTGAGCGCGGTCGGCGTGCAGGACTACGACGCGCTCTTCATCCCGGGCGGCTTCGTCAGCCCGGACCTGCTGCGCCAGAGCGACGCCGTGCGGGAGCTGGTGCGCGCCTTCGACGAGGCGGGCCTGCCCATCGGCACGCTGTGCCACGGCCCCTGGGTGCTCGCCTCCGCGGGCCTCACGCGCGGCCGGCACCTCACCTCCTGGCCCGGCATCCGCGACGACCTGACGAACGCCGGCGCCCGCTGGGAGGACCTCTCGGTGGTGCGAGACGGCAACTGGGTGTCCAGCCGCGGCCCGCAGGACCTCACCCACTTCGTGCCCGCGCTGCTCTCGCTCTACGCCGAGAGCGAGGCCGCGGCGCGCGCCCGGGCCCGGGTGCGTGCGCGCTGGGCGCGCAGGGCCGCGGGGCTCGCCGCGCTGGGGCTCGCGGGGCTCGCGCTGCGGCAGCGCCGCGCCGGCGCGCTCGCGTGGGGGTAG